CTTCCACCAGCAGCTTTCCCGCCGCCTGGTAAACGAGTACGGGCTGTTGGCGATGGAAGACCTGCATATCCTCTCTATGACTGCCGCGCCTGAGCCGAAACCAGACCCGGAACACGAGGGGCAATATCTGCCCAACGGCGCAGCGGCCAAGGCAGGCTTAAACCAATCGATTTTAGATGCTGGCTGGGGCCAGTTCCAATCCCTCTGCATCGTCAAGGCTGAGAGGGCCGGGCGGCGCGTGGTGTTGGTAGACCCCAAATATACCAGCCAGCTTTGCAGCGGCTGTGGCGCTGTCGTCAAGAAGGAGCTTTCCGAACGCTGGCATGCGTGCGCATGCGGCGTAGAGCTAGACCGGGACCACAACGCGGCACTCAACATGTTGTTCCGGGGCCAGGAAGTGGCCCACGATGCTACGGCGTCGTAGAAGCCTCTTGCCTTGAGGCAGAGGTACTTCACTGAAAAGAGGTCCAATGGTTTCTTTTGATGATGTTTTGAGGGCGCGCGAGGTGATTGGCGGTCGCATCCGCCAGACGCCGCTGTTTTCAGCGACGACGCTGGGGCAGATGGCTCCAACGCCGGTTTCGCTTTATCTGAAAGCAGAGATGTTTCAGAAGACGGGTTCGTTCAAGCCGCGCGGGGTGCTCTATCGGCTTTCGATGCTGACGCCGGAAGAGAGGCGGCGCGGGCTGATAGCAGCGTCGGCGGGCAATCACGGCCAGAGCCTGGCCTGGGGCGCGTCGTCGCTGGGGATCGCTTCGACGATTGTGATGCCAGAATGGGCCAGCCGCAGCAAGGTTGCGGCGGCACAGGGTTATGGCGCGACGGTGATGCTGCATGGGAAGAGCAGCCTGGAGGCGCACCTTCAGGCGCGGGTGCTGGCGGAAGAGCGTGGGCTGACACTGATTCACCCGTATGTGGATGAGGGGGTGATTGCCGGTCACGCGACGCTGGGGCTGGATATTGTGGATGATTTGCCGGATGCGGATGTGGTGGTGTTACAAATCGGCGGGGGGGCGCTCTGTGGTGGCAGTGCGCTGGCGATTAAATCGCGCAAGCCAGGGATGCGCGTGGTTGGGGTTGAGCCGGTGGGCGCAGCGCGGCTGACGGCGGCGCTGGCGGCTGGGCATCCGGTGACGCTGGAGGGGGTGAAGACGCATATTGATGGGCTGGGCGCGGGCTATACAGGGGAAGTGAATCTGGCGCTCTTTCAGCGTTATGTGGATGCGGTCGTACAGATCGAGGATGAGGCGGTGGACCGGGCGATTGCGCTGCTGGCGGAACGCTGCAAGCTGGTGGTGGAGCCAGCGGGAGCGGCGACAGTGGCGGCGATTCTGACGGGGAAAGTTCCGGTGAAGGCGGGCGAGAAGGCGGTGGCGGTGCTGAGCGGTGGGAATATTGATCCGGCGCGGCTGGCAGGGATTTTGAGCGCGGGCGCTTGATGGGGACGGCAGAGCCTACTAACCAGGGAAGGGGCGTTGGTCTTATGTGGGACCAGGGGCAAAAACCTGTGATAATCAGGCCAGCGACAATTGACGACGCGCCAGCGATTGCCGAGGCGCATGTGCGTTCGTGGCAGTGGGCGTATCGAGGCCAGCTTCCAGACGATTACCTTGATCGTATGTCGGATACGTTGGACCGGCGCGTGGAGGCGCGTCGGGCGGAACTGGCGAGCCTGTCGTCCGATGGCCGCTGGTGGGTTGCGGGGCAAGCCGATCAGGTTGTTGGATTCGCTATCACTCAGCCGAGCCGCGATGCCGACGCGCCGCCGCTGACCGGCGAGGTGGTCGCTATTTATCTGCTGCGAGAGGCGGCGGGCAAAGGAGTTGGGCGCGCGCTCTTTGCGCGCGCAGTGGCAGACCTGCGCGAACGAGGATACCGCCGGGCGACGCTGTGGGTGCTGGAAAGCAATGAGCGCGCCCGCCGGTTTTACGAGGCGGCTGGTTGGCGTGCCGATGGCACGCGCAAGACCGAGGAGCGGCCCGGCGCGCTCTTGCACGAAGTACGCTATTTTATCACCCTGTGATGTGGCTGATTATACTACCCGCTTGAAAGAAGCGGGCAATTTTAGCGAACCGCCAGCCTGCTGCTGGCGGTTCGCTGACCAGATCTTGGCGGGGAACTCGCGCCGCGCTGAGGCAGCAGGCGTAGCGCGTGCCTTCTGCCGGGCGAAGAGCGCGGGCGGGATGCGGAAGGGATAGCGTTTTTCCAGCCAGGCTTTGGCCGGGAACATGCGCGGCGGAAGGTTGTACCAGGGGATAGATGCGTGAGACGAGACCATGAGAGCCTCCCCTTTCTTGCCGTTGTGCGGCGGAGAAAATGGAACGACCACATCGGGGAACCCTGGCCCGGAGAGGCCGCAGGGTTCACAGATATGGTCGCTGGGGGGTCTGGCTAGGGGGTCTCGATGATACAATAGTCCCCAGCCCCATATCTGGTTGTGCCGAATGTGGGGTCATGGC
This genomic window from Ktedonobacterales bacterium contains:
- a CDS encoding GNAT family N-acetyltransferase; the encoded protein is MIIRPATIDDAPAIAEAHVRSWQWAYRGQLPDDYLDRMSDTLDRRVEARRAELASLSSDGRWWVAGQADQVVGFAITQPSRDADAPPLTGEVVAIYLLREAAGKGVGRALFARAVADLRERGYRRATLWVLESNERARRFYEAAGWRADGTRKTEERPGALLHEVRYFITL
- a CDS encoding threonine/serine dehydratase, whose protein sequence is MVSFDDVLRAREVIGGRIRQTPLFSATTLGQMAPTPVSLYLKAEMFQKTGSFKPRGVLYRLSMLTPEERRRGLIAASAGNHGQSLAWGASSLGIASTIVMPEWASRSKVAAAQGYGATVMLHGKSSLEAHLQARVLAEERGLTLIHPYVDEGVIAGHATLGLDIVDDLPDADVVVLQIGGGALCGGSALAIKSRKPGMRVVGVEPVGAARLTAALAAGHPVTLEGVKTHIDGLGAGYTGEVNLALFQRYVDAVVQIEDEAVDRAIALLAERCKLVVEPAGAATVAAILTGKVPVKAGEKAVAVLSGGNIDPARLAGILSAGA